The genomic stretch CGCAGTGGGCTTATTGGTGCTGACGCCGATCGTGTTCTACTGGGGAGGAGAATGGTTGATGGAACGTTTTTTCGCAGGCGGTTTCAGCAAGGCCCAGGAGTCTTTTGGCGGCTACCATACCTTTACCCCAAAACCCTATCATCCCTCACCCCTGCTTCGTATTTTTCATAAGGAGGCCAAACTCTTTTTGCGGGATTCCTCGGAATGGTCGCAGCTCTTTTTGGTGGGTGCCCTGATTGTGGTGTATCTGTATAATTTTAAGGCCCTTCCCCTTGAACGTGCCTTTCTCGCGGCAGATAAGATCGCCAACATCATCGCCTTTGCCAATATCGGTGCGGCTGGTTTTGTGGCAACCTCTTTGGCGACCCGTTTTGTTTATCCCTCCATCGGGGCTGAAGGCATGGCCTTTGCCATGATCCGTTCCTCGCCTCTGACCCTGCAACGGTACCTGGGCTGCAAATACCTTTTTTACTGCATCCCCTTTACCGTGGTCATTCTCTTTCTTGTCATCATTTCTAATTACCTGTTGCAGATCACCGGGCCGATGTGGTGGGTCTCCATTGCCATGAGTCTGATCATAACCTGGGGGGCCTTGGCCCAGGCCTTGGGCTTTGGGGCCATGTATGCTGATTTTAAGATAGAAAGCCGGGCCGCAGTCCAGGGGAGTTTCGGGGCTATCCTCTTTCTTTTTTGCGGCCTTGCTGCTCAGCTTTTGATTCTTGTGCTGGGATTTATGGGAAATTTTCGTTTACTGAAAGCTTGGCTGCTTTGGAATCAGATTGACAGCTTGGGCGTGTTGTTTTCCTGCCTGACCATCATCGGGCTGGCGGCGCTGACCCTGTTTTTTTCACTTTGGTGTATTCGCAAAGGGATTAGGACGCTGGAAGGGTGAAATTCATTGGTTCCCGATCCCAGCCCACCGTTTTAACGGTGGGTACCGAGACCGGATCAGCCCGTTATGCTTTTTGATTCAACCACAGCAAGGCAGCCTGCTCTACCTCTTCCACCGTAATGCCTTCCATGCATTGAAAATGACCCTTGGGGCAATGAGTTTTCATGCAGGGGCTGCATTCCACCGGGCGGCGAACGATGGTTGCCTGCTCGGAATAGGGGCCGGTGGCGATATGATCGGTTGAGCCGAACACAGCAACCAGCGGAGTGTTGAGGGCTGCTGCCACATGCATGAGTCCGGAGTCGTTGGTGACAAAGACAGAGCAACGGGCGATGCAGGCTAGGGCCTGAGCCAGAGTAGTCTTGCCGGTCAGATCCAGGACCCGTTTGCCGGCAGCGGCGCTGATCTCGGCAGCAGCCTCCTGATCAGCAGCAGTTCCGAAAATAACGATGAGCCCACCGGTTTTATTGGAGAGATGGCCTGCCAGCTCGGCGTATTTCGCTACGGGCCAGCATTTGGCCGGGCCATAGGCCGCCCCCGGATTGAGGCCGATGATTGGTATGTCATTTGCTTTCTCTCCCTGTAACGCTAACGCCTCTTTGATAAGCGCATCTGCATCCTGCTCCGCTGTGGGATCAAGAAAAAGCTCCAGGCTGTTTTCGCTGCGCTGGAGCCCCAGTCCCTCCACCATCTCCTGATAATAATGAACCTGGTGCTTGGTCCCGATCTCAGGGTGTTTGCGCACGCCGTGGGTCAGCAGCAGGCCCCTGCCGTCGGTGGTGTAGCCGCCCCGCACCGGGATACGGGCCAGAAAGGTGATCAGGGCCGCTTCAAAGGCGTTTTGCAGGAGGATGGTGAGGTCGTAATTTTCTCGGCGCAGCTCGGCTGTCAGGCGCAGTTTGCCCCGGAGTCCCTGGTGTCGTCCCTGTTTGTCATAGATGAAGATATGGTCGATATGGGGGCAGGCGGAAAAGACATCCGCCACCCAGGGCAGGGCCAGCAGGGTGATCTTTGCTTCCGGGAAGTTGCGGCGGATGCTGCGCACTGCCGGGGTGGTCATTATGGCATCGCCGATCCAGTTGGTGGAGCGGATGAGGATGTTGCTGGCGTTTTTTGGGATAGGAGGCATGCGTGGTTTGTCTTCTTGAATTTTTTATGTGTTGAGTGCGTGGGACAGGATACCGTTTGATGGGGGAGGATGCAAGGAATGCGTGGCGACAGTAAGGGCGTTTTGCGAAACGCCCCTATTTCTCTTGCTGCTTCTCAGCCCATTCCAGCACTTGGTCGAATTTGCTTTGGCCGGATGGCGGGGGTGCGAGAGGGGAACCGTATTTTTATGCCTGTCGAAGCGCACTTTTTCATTATCAAATCATCAGTATACGCTTCTGTATGCTTCGG from Candidatus Electrothrix communis encodes the following:
- the waaF gene encoding lipopolysaccharide heptosyltransferase II, producing MPPIPKNASNILIRSTNWIGDAIMTTPAVRSIRRNFPEAKITLLALPWVADVFSACPHIDHIFIYDKQGRHQGLRGKLRLTAELRRENYDLTILLQNAFEAALITFLARIPVRGGYTTDGRGLLLTHGVRKHPEIGTKHQVHYYQEMVEGLGLQRSENSLELFLDPTAEQDADALIKEALALQGEKANDIPIIGLNPGAAYGPAKCWPVAKYAELAGHLSNKTGGLIVIFGTAADQEAAAEISAAAGKRVLDLTGKTTLAQALACIARCSVFVTNDSGLMHVAAALNTPLVAVFGSTDHIATGPYSEQATIVRRPVECSPCMKTHCPKGHFQCMEGITVEEVEQAALLWLNQKA